A single genomic interval of Corvus cornix cornix isolate S_Up_H32 chromosome 1, ASM73873v5, whole genome shotgun sequence harbors:
- the DONSON gene encoding protein downstream neighbor of Son, with protein sequence MLLNPTYNRGVPSIVVFSPKQAKALVSFCRRGGTACVSCAIAQPGAGICTGPLGPGAAVWRCCRSRAQPLGPLSVCIWKRTDTIPSPVRLCASCSCCLCGRSGAGGSRAPLRAPERGSNGGAAPSAPPRGGAGAFWRQGEPAALSRLCSAMAAPAEPGPEPGFKKPPALLRLKRKRPGRRSDPAATVEAAAAPAPRGPSAAARRRNPFSSLDNAPQRAAAAPQSPAAAPAGGDPSAAPFWQFLEPACEEKPSRRVEPAESSDTLALSKDLHSPLAVPKVPSSPRQEFPADWSIKTRVLFMSSQPFTWAEHLKAQEEAQGFAQHCRATETTLPQSVQEPQLCTELRCAFQQSLVYWLHPSLPWLPLFPRIGADRKIAGKACPWAQDEALQQVLMSDWSVSFTSLYNLLRARLCPYFYVCSPQFSVLFRAAGLAGSSVPTAAIAPTTRGLREAMRSEGIEFSLPLLEESRTRKQKNSEESLGTETADGLGGGSSVEDAGEPAPSDDDDDGSFSWLEEMGVQDEVKKPDTISIQLRKEKHEVQVDHRPESLVLVRGSNTFTLLNFLISCRSLVAVAGPQAGLPPTLLSPVAFRGGTMQTLKARSISGRARVQGGFEDVFSLEVLGPILPHALHALTLLLGPAQRGAFRALLSPHEPSAAFNTRAAPPQEAVHQDLPACGLHPKTLEQLSQCPTLGKSSIRLLEMKDYAYTWKA encoded by the exons ATGCTTTTGAACCCCACGTACAACAGAGGAGTGCCATCGATAGTAGTTTTCTCTCCCAAACAGGCTAAAGCACTCGTTTCTTTCTGCCGAAGAGGCGGAACCGCGTGTGTTTCGTGTGCCATCGCACAGCCCGGCGCCGGTATCTGCACAGGGCCTTTAGGGCCTGGGGCAGCCGTGTGGCGATGCTGCCGCAGCCGAGCCCAGCCCTTGGGGCCGCTGTCCGTGTGCATTTGGAAGCGCACGGACACAATTCCCAGCCCCGTCCGGCTTTGTGCTTCATGTTCCTGTTGCCTgtgcgggcggagcggggccggcgggagcCGCGCTCCCCTCAGAGCCCCTGAGCGCGGCAGCAATGGCGGCGCCGCTCCCTCAGCACCGCCCCGGGGCGGAGCGGGCGCGTTTTGGCGCCAAGGCGAGCCCGCAGCTCTGTCCCGGCTCTGCTCGGCCATGGCCGCCCCCGCCGAGCCCGGGCCCGAGCCCGGCTTCAAGAAGCCGCCGGCGCTGCTGCGGCTGAAGCGCAAACGCCCCGGGCGGAGGAGCGACCCCGCCGCCACCGTCGAagccgccgctgccccggccccgcggggcccCTCTGCGGCCGCCCGCCGCCGCAaccccttctccagcctggaCAACGCTCCGCAGCGGGCGGCGGCCGCCCCTCAGTCTCCGGCAGCGGCCCCGGCGGGCGGGGATCCATCGGCAGCGCCCTTCTGGCAG tttttagaGCCAGCCTGTGAAGAGAAGCCCTCCAGGAGAGTGGAGCCTGCTGAAAGTTCCGACACACTCGCCCTAAGCAAG GACCTTCATTCACCTCTTGCTGTACCCAAAGTTCCCTCCTCGCCAAGGCAGGAATTCCCTGCAGACTGGAGTATTAAAACACGGGTTCTCTTCATGTCCTCCCAACCCTTCACCTGGGCAGAACATCTGAAAGCGCAGGAGGAGGCGCAGGGAtttgctcagcactgcagagctaCAGAAACCACCTTGCCCCAGAGCGTGCAG GAGCCCCAGCTGTGCACGGAGCTGCGCTGTGCCTTCCAGCAGAGCCTCGTGTACTGGCTGCACCCCTCGCTGCCCTGGCTGCCGCTGTTCCCCCGCATCGGGGCAGACAGGAAAATCGCCGGAAAGGCCTGTCCTTGGGCACAGGATGAGGCCCTGCAGCAAGTGCTCATGAGTGACTG GTCTGTGAGCTTCACCTCTCTGTACAACCTGCTCAGGGCCAGGCTGTGTCCCTATTTCTACGTGTGCTCGCCGCAGTTCTCGGTGCTGTTCCGCGCCGCGGGGCTGGCGGGCAGCAGCGTCCCCACGGCCGCCATCGCCCCCACCACGCGCGGCCTCAGGGAGGCCATGAGGAGCGAGG GCATAGAGTTCTCCTTACCTTTGCTTGAGGAAAGTAGaaccaggaaacagaaaaactcTGAGGAGAGTTTGGGAACAGAAACCGCTGATGGCCTCGGAGGGGGCAGCAGTGTGGAGGATGCAGG TGAACCAGCTCccagtgatgatgatgatgatggaaGTTTCTCTTGGCTTGAGGAGATGGGAGTCCAAGACGAGGTGAAGAAACCAGATACTATTTCTATCCAACT TCGCAAGGAGAAGCACGAGGTGCAGGTGGATCACAGACCCGAGTCACTGGTGCTGGTGAGAGGCAGCAACACCTTCACGCTGCTGAACTTCCTGATCAGCTGCCGCAGCCTGGTGGCCGTGGCGGGGCCGCAGGCGGGGCTGCCCCCGACGCTGCTGTCCCCGGTGGCCTTCCGGGGCGGGACCATGCAGACGCTGAAG GCTCGGAGCATCAGCGGCCGTGCCCGGGTGCAGGGGGGCTTTGAGGACgtgttcagcctggaggtgctggggcCCATCCTGCCGCACGCCCTGCACGCCCTGACGCTGCTGCTGGGCCCGGCGCAGCGCGGGGCCTTCCGCGCCCTGCTCAGCCCCCACGAGCCCAGCGCCGCCTTCAACacccgcgcggccccgccgcag GAAGCTGTGCACCAGGATCTCCCTGCCTGCGGGCTGCATCCCAAGACTTTGGAGCAGCTGAGCCAGTGTCCAACTCTGGGAAAATCATCCATCCGCTTGCTGGAAATGAAGGATTATGCCTACACCTGGAAGGCCTAG